A window of the Streptomyces albireticuli genome harbors these coding sequences:
- a CDS encoding SIS domain-containing protein — MTTTSARLQPIPQDFRDSVALALGRNGAVRDFAAEAVATGVTGVFLVGCGGALADACPAHFLLEAGAPFPVRCMTSAEFTHRRPATLGAGSVVLVSSHTGTTQESLAAARLARAAGARVAAVTRAADSPLARMSDAAWTYGSNDTVVAPRQVLLGQFAHAFLEAAGAEGDHAAVRAAYEALPEALFATLEETEELNHALATALADEPVTYVLASGPQYGEAYAFAMCHLLEKQWKHAAAFHAGEFFHGAFEIVTEEQAVLLFLGEDATRPLAERARAFLDRHTKKAHYIDTAELRLPGVPAAARGAIGPLALATVTTRFSQHLEAVRGHGPDKRRYMFRIEY, encoded by the coding sequence GTGACCACCACCTCCGCCCGGCTCCAGCCGATACCCCAGGACTTCAGGGACTCCGTCGCCCTCGCGCTCGGCCGGAACGGGGCCGTCCGCGACTTCGCGGCCGAGGCCGTCGCGACGGGCGTGACCGGCGTCTTCCTCGTCGGCTGCGGGGGCGCGCTGGCCGACGCCTGCCCGGCGCACTTCCTGCTGGAGGCCGGGGCGCCGTTCCCCGTGCGGTGCATGACCAGCGCCGAGTTCACCCACCGCCGGCCGGCCACTCTGGGCGCGGGCTCGGTCGTCCTGGTCAGCTCGCACACGGGGACCACCCAGGAGTCCCTCGCCGCCGCGCGCCTCGCCCGCGCGGCCGGAGCCCGCGTCGCCGCCGTCACCCGCGCCGCCGACAGCCCGCTGGCCAGGATGTCCGACGCGGCCTGGACCTACGGGAGCAACGACACCGTCGTCGCGCCCCGGCAGGTCCTGCTCGGCCAGTTCGCCCACGCCTTCCTTGAGGCGGCCGGCGCGGAGGGGGACCACGCGGCCGTCCGCGCCGCGTACGAGGCGCTGCCCGAGGCGCTGTTCGCGACGCTGGAGGAGACCGAGGAGCTCAACCACGCCCTCGCCACCGCGCTGGCCGACGAACCCGTCACCTATGTGCTGGCCTCGGGCCCCCAGTACGGCGAGGCCTACGCCTTCGCCATGTGCCATCTGCTGGAGAAGCAGTGGAAGCACGCCGCCGCCTTCCACGCGGGCGAGTTCTTCCACGGCGCCTTCGAGATCGTCACGGAGGAGCAGGCCGTGCTGCTCTTCCTGGGCGAGGACGCGACCCGCCCGCTGGCCGAACGCGCGCGGGCCTTCCTCGACCGCCACACGAAGAAGGCCCACTACATCGACACGGCGGAGCTGCGGCTGCCGGGCGTGCCCGCGGCGGCGCGGGGAGCGATCGGCCCGCTGGCGCTCGCCACGGTGACGACGCGGTTCTCGCAGCACCTGGAGGCGGTGCGGGGACACGGCCCGGACAAACGGCGCTACATGTTCCGCATCGAGTACTGA
- a CDS encoding SulP family inorganic anion transporter, whose product MPSSISSRGARRRGSRPSWLAPKVLRTEVLAGLVVALALIPEAISFSVIAGVAPSVGLFASFTMAVTTAVVGGRPAMISAATGAVALVIAPLNREHGLGYLIACVILAGVFQIALGALGVAKLMRFVPRGVMVGFVNSLAILVFLAQVPELRDVPWAVYPLVAAGIGLMVLFPRITKAVPAPLVSVVVLTVVTVAAGIAVPTVGDRGDLPSALPVPGLPDVPLTVGTLTTVAPYALAMALVGLMESLLTARLVDDLTDTPSDKTRESMGQGVANIVTGFLGGMGGCAVIGQTMINVRVSGARTRLSTFLAGVFLLVLCVVFGPVVSDIPMAALVAVMIMVSVAAFDWHSIAPRTLRRMPAGEITVMVVTVGCVVATHNLAVGVIVGSLAAMAVFARRVSRAVRVEAALAPGGDRVVYTVTGELFFASSDDLTGRFDYAGDPGTVVVDLSGARVWDASSVAALDAVEAKYAQRGKTVEITGLDGASAKLHGALSGELAGGQ is encoded by the coding sequence TTGCCCTCCTCCATATCGTCCCGGGGCGCGCGGCGGCGCGGCTCCCGCCCGTCCTGGCTCGCCCCGAAGGTCCTGCGCACCGAGGTGCTGGCCGGCCTGGTCGTCGCGCTGGCCCTGATACCCGAGGCGATCTCGTTCTCGGTCATCGCCGGGGTCGCGCCGAGCGTCGGCCTCTTCGCCTCGTTCACCATGGCCGTCACCACCGCCGTCGTGGGCGGCCGGCCCGCCATGATCTCGGCGGCGACCGGGGCCGTCGCCCTCGTCATCGCGCCGCTGAACCGGGAGCACGGGCTCGGGTACCTGATCGCCTGCGTCATCCTCGCCGGTGTCTTCCAGATCGCCCTGGGCGCGCTCGGCGTCGCGAAGCTGATGCGGTTCGTCCCGCGCGGCGTGATGGTCGGGTTCGTCAACTCGCTGGCCATCCTGGTCTTCCTGGCCCAGGTGCCCGAGCTGCGGGACGTGCCCTGGGCCGTCTACCCGCTCGTCGCCGCCGGCATCGGGCTGATGGTGCTGTTCCCCAGGATCACCAAGGCGGTGCCCGCGCCGCTGGTCTCCGTGGTCGTCCTCACCGTGGTGACCGTGGCCGCGGGCATCGCCGTGCCGACGGTGGGGGACCGGGGCGACCTGCCCTCCGCGCTGCCGGTGCCCGGCCTGCCGGACGTGCCGCTCACGGTGGGGACCCTGACCACCGTCGCCCCGTACGCGCTGGCGATGGCCCTGGTCGGCCTGATGGAGTCGCTGCTCACCGCGCGGCTCGTCGACGACCTCACCGACACCCCCTCCGACAAGACCCGCGAGTCCATGGGCCAGGGCGTCGCCAACATCGTGACCGGCTTCCTCGGCGGCATGGGCGGCTGCGCGGTGATCGGCCAGACGATGATCAACGTACGGGTGTCCGGCGCCCGTACCCGCCTGTCGACGTTCCTGGCCGGGGTGTTCCTGCTGGTGCTGTGCGTCGTCTTCGGCCCCGTCGTCTCCGACATCCCCATGGCCGCCCTCGTCGCCGTCATGATCATGGTGTCGGTGGCCGCGTTCGACTGGCACTCCATCGCCCCGAGGACCCTCCGGCGGATGCCCGCGGGCGAGATCACCGTGATGGTCGTCACCGTCGGCTGCGTGGTCGCCACGCACAACCTCGCCGTCGGCGTGATCGTCGGCTCCCTCGCCGCGATGGCCGTCTTCGCCAGGCGGGTGTCCCGCGCCGTCCGGGTCGAGGCCGCCCTCGCGCCCGGCGGCGACCGGGTCGTCTACACGGTGACCGGCGAGCTCTTCTTCGCCTCGTCCGACGACCTGACCGGCCGCTTCGACTACGCGGGCGACCCCGGCACGGTCGTCGTCGACCTCTCCGGGGCGCGCGTCTGGGACGCCTCCTCCGTGGCCGCGCTGGACGCCGTCGAGGCCAAGTACGCGCAGCGCGGCAAGACGGTGGAGATCACCGGCCTCGACGGGGCGAGCGCGAAGCTGCACGGCGCGCTGAGCGGGGAGCTCGCGGGAGGGCAGTGA
- a CDS encoding SAM-dependent methyltransferase, whose amino-acid sequence MSQDTSTPGAGEDATRRYYDSTDVDAFYRSVWGGEDIHTGIYRHPDEPVADASRRTVERVADKLADRLGPGRSVLDLGSGYGGTARYLAERFGCRVVALNLSAAQNERHRATNAERGLDGLVEVVTGSFHDVPFPDGGFDAVCSLEALCHSDDRDKALGEAVRVLAPGGALAFTDIMAAEDVPAEALRPAVSRLGVDALATPSSYRDRLTELALTDVGFDDHSEQLLTHYTRLTAETGARAEELRRIVSDAYVGHLLENLPVWVEAARGGKLRWGVTHGRRPS is encoded by the coding sequence ATGAGCCAGGACACCAGCACGCCGGGCGCGGGCGAGGACGCGACGCGCCGCTACTACGACTCCACCGACGTCGACGCCTTCTACCGCTCCGTATGGGGCGGCGAGGACATCCACACCGGCATCTACCGGCACCCGGACGAGCCCGTCGCGGACGCCTCCCGCCGCACCGTCGAGCGGGTGGCGGACAAGCTCGCCGACCGGCTCGGCCCCGGCCGCTCCGTGCTGGACCTCGGCTCCGGCTACGGCGGGACCGCCCGCTACCTGGCGGAGCGCTTCGGCTGCCGCGTCGTCGCGCTCAACCTCAGCGCCGCCCAGAACGAACGGCACCGCGCCACCAACGCCGAGCGCGGTCTGGACGGCCTCGTCGAGGTCGTCACCGGCTCGTTCCACGACGTCCCCTTCCCCGACGGCGGCTTCGACGCCGTCTGCTCCCTGGAAGCCCTCTGCCACAGCGACGACCGGGACAAGGCGCTCGGCGAGGCGGTACGGGTCCTCGCGCCTGGCGGCGCGCTGGCCTTCACCGACATCATGGCCGCCGAGGACGTCCCCGCGGAAGCGCTCCGTCCGGCCGTGTCCCGGCTCGGCGTGGACGCGCTGGCGACCCCGTCCTCCTACCGGGACCGGCTCACCGAACTCGCGCTGACGGACGTCGGCTTCGACGACCACAGCGAGCAACTGCTCACCCACTACACGCGGCTCACGGCGGAGACCGGCGCGCGTGCCGAGGAGCTCCGGCGGATCGTCAGCGACGCGTACGTCGGCCATCTGCTGGAGAACCTGCCGGTGTGGGTGGAGGCCGCGCGCGGCGGGAAGCTGCGCTGGGGCGTGACACACGGGCGGCGCCCGAGCTAG